One part of the Vitis riparia cultivar Riparia Gloire de Montpellier isolate 1030 chromosome 8, EGFV_Vit.rip_1.0, whole genome shotgun sequence genome encodes these proteins:
- the LOC117919656 gene encoding L-ascorbate peroxidase, cytosolic, which produces MGKAYPIVSEEYQKAVEKCKRKLRGFIAEKKCAPLMLRLAWHSAGTYDVKTKTGGPFGTMKHPEELAHEANNGLDIAVRLLEPIKEQFPILSYGDFYQLAGVVAVEVTGGPEIPFHPGRQDKSEPPPEGRLPNATKGSDHLRDVFGHMGLSDKDIVALSGGHTLGRCHKERSGFEGPWTTNPLIFDNSYFKELLSGEKEGLIQLPSDKALLEDPVFRPLVEKYAMDEDAFFADYAEAHLKLSELGFVDAEEQG; this is translated from the exons ATGGGAAAGGCTTACCCTATTGTGAGCGAGGAGTACCAGAAAGCAGTCGAGAAATGTAAGAGAAAGCTCAGAGGGTTCATCGCTGAGAAGAAATGTGCTCCACTGATGCTTCGACTAGC ATGGCACTCCGCTGGGACTTACGATGTGAAGACAAAAACAGGAGGTCCGTTTGGGACAATGAAGCACCCAGAGGAGCTTGCTCACGAAGCTAACAATGGTCTTGATATTGCTGTCAGGCTATTGGAACCGATCAAGGAGCAATTTCCGATCCTCTCTTATGGAGACTTCTACCAG TTGGCTGGAGTTGTTGCCGTTGAAGTTACTGGAGGGCCTGAGATCCCTTTTCACCCTGGGAGACAG GACAAATCTGAACCACCCCCAGAAGGTCGCTTGCCTAATGCAACTAAAG GTTCAGACCATCTAAGGGATGTATTTGGCCACATGGGTCTCAGTGACAAGGATATTGTTGCACTATCTGGTGGTCATACTCTG GGGAGGTGCCATAAAGAGCGCTCTGGATTTGAAGGACCCTGGACTACTAATCCACTCATCTTTGATAACTCCTACTTTAA GGAGCTGCTTAGCGGGGAAAAGGAAGGTCTTATCCAACTGCCATCAGACAAGGCTCTCCTAGAGGATCCAGTCTTCCGCCCACTGGTTGAGAAATATGCTATG GATGAGGATGCCTTCTTTGCTGACTATGCTGAAGCCCATTTGAAGCTCTCAGAACTTGG ATTTGTTGATGCTGAGGAACAAGGATGA